One segment of Panicum virgatum strain AP13 chromosome 3K, P.virgatum_v5, whole genome shotgun sequence DNA contains the following:
- the LOC120699715 gene encoding kinesin-like protein KIN-14Q isoform X3 — protein MAAVASVVEEVLRRGVGSVGDDDVAVRRAEEAAIRRHDAASWLRKTVGVVCAKDLPDEPSEEEFQLGLRNGIILCNALNKVQPGAIPKVVGVLTESTAPADGSALCAYQYFENLRNFVVAVQNFGLPTFEVSDLEKGGKSVRVVDCVLALKSFNESKKTGRQASCKYGGILKPSIPGDYFILKNSDAFMNKNMRNHSAEAIQNGFSREQNASPDCFPESSELTTSNSLSTLVRAVLLDKKPEEIPLIVESLLGKVIQEYEHRFANQNLQLERTGNLKVTVPLSGPDMLLESDYTSTSGQGKMDEERQNILNTKEVGFVVNGSKAAQQFQPEEEINFDLQHKQIRELRATVSSIKSSMEQLKLQYSEEFTKLGKHLYTISNSASRYHKVLEENRKLYNQIQDLKGNIRVYCRVRPFLPGQISSSSSVAGMEERTITINAPTKFAKDGTKYFTFNKVFGPAATQDEVFSDMQPLIRSVLDGFNVCIFAYGQTGSGKTYTMSGPKVLMEESLGVNYRALNDLFSLQAQRKGTINYDISVQMIEIYNEQVRDLLDDSGNRRLEIKNTSQKGLVVPDASIVPVTSTADVVELMNQGQKNRAVGSTAINDRSSRSHSCLTVHVQGRDLTSGTGTILRGCMHLVDLAGSERVDKSEVVGDRLKEAQYINKSLSALGDVIASLAQKNSHVPYRNSKLTQLLQDSLGGQAKMLMFVHISPEPDAVGETISTLKFAERVASVELGAAKANKESSEIRDLKEQIACLKAALAKKEGEPKNILSTQSSPSIYRIRKGNATPIFPKDRQPMEEVGNLEVRNIFTPTQRRSKLNFSGILTENNSSNSVEKCTDLQKEMGLGDWVDKMTIGDDHFENSNSILQLKPDTAQLPTSFYQRYSPVQQNCRAESLRSEGLYSFDSATSCSNQEMAMSTMGLKASGIANRGVSTIKKPEVTPMRSTNPASKSPIQQKKLQTPTRNRNQLTLSSIGGRRTPNSKSNIAK, from the exons ATGGCTGCGGTGGCGTCGGTTGTGGAGGAGGTCCTGCGGCGGGGAGTCGGGAGCGTGGGGGACGACGACGTGGCCGTGCGcagggcggaggaggccg CAATAAGAAGGCATGATGCAGCCAGTTGGTTGCGAAAAACGGTTGGGGTAGTGTGTGCAAAGGACCTGCCAGATGAGCCCTCAGAGGAGGAATTCCAGCTTGGACTAAGAAATGGCATTATCCTCTGTAATGCACTGAATAAGGTCCAGCCAGGCGCCATACCTAAG GTTGTTGGAGTGCTGACAGAATCTACTGCCCCTGCGGATGGCTCAGCTTTGTGTGCATATCAGTATTTTGAAAATCTGCGAAATTTTGTTGTCGCTGTACAAAATTTTGGCCTCCCAACATTTGAGGTTTCTGATTTGGAGAAG GGTGGAAAAAGTGTACGGGTTGTGGATTGTGTTCTTGCTCTGAAGTCATTCAATGAAAGCAAGAAAACAGGGAGACAGGCTTCATGTAAATATGGTGGTATTTTGAAGCCTTCGATTCCTGGAGATTATTTCATACTGAAGAATTCTGATGCCTTCATGAACAAGAATATGAGAAACCACTCAGCAGAAGCAATCCAGAATGGGTTTTCAAGGGAGCAAAATGCATCTCCTGATTGTTTCCCAGAATCCAGTGAGTTG ACTACTTCAAACTCCCTTAGCACGCTTGTCCGTGCAGTTCTCTTAGATAAGAAACCAGAAGAAATTCCATTG ATTGTTGAGTCACTGCTAGGCAAAGTTATTCAGGAATATGAGCATCGCTTTGCAAACCAGAACTTG CAGTTGGAGCGCACAGGCAACCTGAAGGTAACTGTGCCACTTTCTGGACCAGACATGCTATTGGAATCAGACTATACTTCCACCAGTGGTCAAGGGAAG ATGGATGAAGAGAGGCAAAATATCTTGAATACAAAGGAGGTTGGTTTTGTAGTAAATGGTAGTAAAGCAGCTCAACAGTTCCAACCAGAGGAAGAAATAAATTTTGATCTACAGCACAAACAGATCAGG GAGTTGAGAGCTACTGTCTCTTCTATCAAGTCCAGTATGGAACAATTGAAATTGCAGTACTCTGAGGAGTTCACTAAACTTG GGAAGCATCTGTACACTATATCCAATTCTGCTTCCCGATATCACAAAGTTCTTGAGGAAAACCGCAAGTTATACAACCAGATACAGGATCTTAAAG GAAATATTAGAGTTTATTGTCGCGTGAGGCCTTTCCTACCTGGGCAAATAAGTTCCTCAAGCAGTGTTGCTGGAATGGAAGAAAGAACCATCACAATAAATGCTCCTACAAAATTTGCAAAAGATGGAACCAAATATTTTACTTTCAACAAGGTCTTTGGCCCAGCAGCCACTCAAG atgaggtcttttcggatatgCAACCATTGATACGTTCAGTTCTTGATGGTTTCAATGTCTGCATATTTGCATATGGCCAAACAGGATCAGGGAAGACATATACAATG AGTGGACCTAAAGTTCTAATGGAAGAAAGCCTAGGTGTTAACTATAGAGCATTAAATGACTTATTTAGTCTTCAAGCACAGAGAAAGGGGACAATCAATTATGATATCTCTGTACAGATGATTGAGATATACAACGAGCAAGTGAGAGATCTCCTTGACGATAGTGGAAATAGAAG ATTAGAAATTAAAAACACTTCACAGAAAGGGCTTGTGGTTCCTGATGCGAGCATAGTTCCTGTCACATCTACGGCTGATGTTGTTGAATTGATGAATCAAGGCCAAAAGAATCGTGCAGTGGGTTCAACAGCCATAAACGACCGAAGTAGCCGCTCACACAG TTGCTTGACTGTTCATGTTCAAGGAAGAGATTTGACATCCGGGACCGGGACAATCTTAAGAGGTTGCATGCATCTGGTGGATCTAGCAGGCAGTGAAAGGGTTGATAAGTCTGAGGTCGTCGGAGATAGACTGAAGGAGGCTCAGTACATAAACAAGTCACTTTCAGCACTCGGAGATGTGATTGCATCCCTTGCCCAAAAGAACTCACATGTTCCTTACCGTAACAGCAAGCTCACCCAACTTTTGCAAGATTCACTAG GAGGACAAGCAAAAATGCTTATGTTTGTTCACATAAGCCCTGAACCAGATGCTGTTGGTGAGACGATAAGCACCTTAAAATTTGCTGAACGAGTCGCTTCTGTTGAGCTTGGTGCAGCAAAAGCGAATAAAGAAAGCAGCGAGATTAGAGATCTCAAAGAACAG ATTGCTTGCCTCAAGGCTGCATTGGCTAAGAAGGAAGGAGAACCGAAAAACATTCTAAGCACACAGTCAAGCCCAAGCATATACAGAATTAGAAAAGGCAATGCAACACCTATATTTCCTAAAGATAGGCAGCCAATGGAAGAAGTCGGGAACCTAGAG GTCCGGAATATTTTCACTCCAACGCAAAGGAGGTCCAAATTGAATTTTTCTGGCATCCTCACTGAGAACAACTCATCTAACTCGGTTGAGAAATGCACTGATCTTCAGAAGGAAATGGGATTAGGGGATTGGGTTGATAAGATGACTATTGGTGACGACCACTTTGAGAACTCTAATTCCATTCTACAGCTGAAGCCTGACACAGCACAGCTTCCAACTTCTTTCTATCAAAGATACAGTCCAGTGCAACAAAATTGTAGAGCTGAATCACTACGATCAGAGGGCCTATACAGCTTTGATTCTGCTACTAGCTGTTCCAACCAAGAAATGGCAATGTCAACCATGGGCCTAAAAGCTTCTGGTATTGCCAATAGGGGTGTCTCAACTATAAAGAAACCTGAAGTTACACCGATGAG GAGTACAAATCCTGCAAGCAAGTCACCAATACAGCAGAAAAAGTTGCAAACACCAACCAGGAATAGGAACCAGCTAACTTTGAGCAGCATAGGTGGAAGAAGAACTCCAAATAGCAAAAGTAACATTGCAAAATGA
- the LOC120699715 gene encoding kinesin-like protein KIN-14Q isoform X1 gives MAAVASVVEEVLRRGVGSVGDDDVAVRRAEEAAIRRHDAASWLRKTVGVVCAKDLPDEPSEEEFQLGLRNGIILCNALNKVQPGAIPKVVGVLTESTAPADGSALCAYQYFENLRNFVVAVQNFGLPTFEVSDLEKGGKSVRVVDCVLALKSFNESKKTGRQASCKYGGILKPSIPGDYFILKNSDAFMNKNMRNHSAEAIQNGFSREQNASPDCFPESSELTTSNSLSTLVRAVLLDKKPEEIPLIVESLLGKVIQEYEHRFANQNLQLERTGNLKVTVPLSGPDMLLESDYTSTSGQGKMDEERQNILNTKEVGFVVNGSKAAQQFQPEEEINFDLQHKQIRELRATVSSIKSSMEQLKLQYSEEFTKLGKHLYTISNSASRYHKVLEENRKLYNQIQDLKGNIRVYCRVRPFLPGQISSSSSVAGMEERTITINAPTKFAKDGTKYFTFNKVFGPAATQDEVFSDMQPLIRSVLDGFNVCIFAYGQTGSGKTYTMSGPKVLMEESLGVNYRALNDLFSLQAQRKGTINYDISVQMIEIYNEQVRDLLDDSGNRRLEIKNTSQKGLVVPDASIVPVTSTADVVELMNQGQKNRAVGSTAINDRSSRSHSCLTVHVQGRDLTSGTGTILRGCMHLVDLAGSERVDKSEVVGDRLKEAQYINKSLSALGDVIASLAQKNSHVPYRNSKLTQLLQDSLGGQAKMLMFVHISPEPDAVGETISTLKFAERVASVELGAAKANKESSEIRDLKEQIACLKAALAKKEGEPKNILSTQSSPSIYRIRKGNATPIFPKDRQPMEEVGNLEKVRNIFTPTQRRSKLNFSGILTENNSSNSVEKCTDLQKEMGLGDWVDKMTIGDDHFENSNSILQLKPDTAQLPTSFYQRYSPVQQNCRAESLRSEGLYSFDSATSCSNQEMAMSTMGLKASGIANRGVSTIKKPEVTPMRSTNPASKSPIQQKKLQTPTRNRNQLTLSSIGGRRTPNSKSNIAK, from the exons ATGGCTGCGGTGGCGTCGGTTGTGGAGGAGGTCCTGCGGCGGGGAGTCGGGAGCGTGGGGGACGACGACGTGGCCGTGCGcagggcggaggaggccg CAATAAGAAGGCATGATGCAGCCAGTTGGTTGCGAAAAACGGTTGGGGTAGTGTGTGCAAAGGACCTGCCAGATGAGCCCTCAGAGGAGGAATTCCAGCTTGGACTAAGAAATGGCATTATCCTCTGTAATGCACTGAATAAGGTCCAGCCAGGCGCCATACCTAAG GTTGTTGGAGTGCTGACAGAATCTACTGCCCCTGCGGATGGCTCAGCTTTGTGTGCATATCAGTATTTTGAAAATCTGCGAAATTTTGTTGTCGCTGTACAAAATTTTGGCCTCCCAACATTTGAGGTTTCTGATTTGGAGAAG GGTGGAAAAAGTGTACGGGTTGTGGATTGTGTTCTTGCTCTGAAGTCATTCAATGAAAGCAAGAAAACAGGGAGACAGGCTTCATGTAAATATGGTGGTATTTTGAAGCCTTCGATTCCTGGAGATTATTTCATACTGAAGAATTCTGATGCCTTCATGAACAAGAATATGAGAAACCACTCAGCAGAAGCAATCCAGAATGGGTTTTCAAGGGAGCAAAATGCATCTCCTGATTGTTTCCCAGAATCCAGTGAGTTG ACTACTTCAAACTCCCTTAGCACGCTTGTCCGTGCAGTTCTCTTAGATAAGAAACCAGAAGAAATTCCATTG ATTGTTGAGTCACTGCTAGGCAAAGTTATTCAGGAATATGAGCATCGCTTTGCAAACCAGAACTTG CAGTTGGAGCGCACAGGCAACCTGAAGGTAACTGTGCCACTTTCTGGACCAGACATGCTATTGGAATCAGACTATACTTCCACCAGTGGTCAAGGGAAG ATGGATGAAGAGAGGCAAAATATCTTGAATACAAAGGAGGTTGGTTTTGTAGTAAATGGTAGTAAAGCAGCTCAACAGTTCCAACCAGAGGAAGAAATAAATTTTGATCTACAGCACAAACAGATCAGG GAGTTGAGAGCTACTGTCTCTTCTATCAAGTCCAGTATGGAACAATTGAAATTGCAGTACTCTGAGGAGTTCACTAAACTTG GGAAGCATCTGTACACTATATCCAATTCTGCTTCCCGATATCACAAAGTTCTTGAGGAAAACCGCAAGTTATACAACCAGATACAGGATCTTAAAG GAAATATTAGAGTTTATTGTCGCGTGAGGCCTTTCCTACCTGGGCAAATAAGTTCCTCAAGCAGTGTTGCTGGAATGGAAGAAAGAACCATCACAATAAATGCTCCTACAAAATTTGCAAAAGATGGAACCAAATATTTTACTTTCAACAAGGTCTTTGGCCCAGCAGCCACTCAAG atgaggtcttttcggatatgCAACCATTGATACGTTCAGTTCTTGATGGTTTCAATGTCTGCATATTTGCATATGGCCAAACAGGATCAGGGAAGACATATACAATG AGTGGACCTAAAGTTCTAATGGAAGAAAGCCTAGGTGTTAACTATAGAGCATTAAATGACTTATTTAGTCTTCAAGCACAGAGAAAGGGGACAATCAATTATGATATCTCTGTACAGATGATTGAGATATACAACGAGCAAGTGAGAGATCTCCTTGACGATAGTGGAAATAGAAG ATTAGAAATTAAAAACACTTCACAGAAAGGGCTTGTGGTTCCTGATGCGAGCATAGTTCCTGTCACATCTACGGCTGATGTTGTTGAATTGATGAATCAAGGCCAAAAGAATCGTGCAGTGGGTTCAACAGCCATAAACGACCGAAGTAGCCGCTCACACAG TTGCTTGACTGTTCATGTTCAAGGAAGAGATTTGACATCCGGGACCGGGACAATCTTAAGAGGTTGCATGCATCTGGTGGATCTAGCAGGCAGTGAAAGGGTTGATAAGTCTGAGGTCGTCGGAGATAGACTGAAGGAGGCTCAGTACATAAACAAGTCACTTTCAGCACTCGGAGATGTGATTGCATCCCTTGCCCAAAAGAACTCACATGTTCCTTACCGTAACAGCAAGCTCACCCAACTTTTGCAAGATTCACTAG GAGGACAAGCAAAAATGCTTATGTTTGTTCACATAAGCCCTGAACCAGATGCTGTTGGTGAGACGATAAGCACCTTAAAATTTGCTGAACGAGTCGCTTCTGTTGAGCTTGGTGCAGCAAAAGCGAATAAAGAAAGCAGCGAGATTAGAGATCTCAAAGAACAG ATTGCTTGCCTCAAGGCTGCATTGGCTAAGAAGGAAGGAGAACCGAAAAACATTCTAAGCACACAGTCAAGCCCAAGCATATACAGAATTAGAAAAGGCAATGCAACACCTATATTTCCTAAAGATAGGCAGCCAATGGAAGAAGTCGGGAACCTAGAG AAGGTCCGGAATATTTTCACTCCAACGCAAAGGAGGTCCAAATTGAATTTTTCTGGCATCCTCACTGAGAACAACTCATCTAACTCGGTTGAGAAATGCACTGATCTTCAGAAGGAAATGGGATTAGGGGATTGGGTTGATAAGATGACTATTGGTGACGACCACTTTGAGAACTCTAATTCCATTCTACAGCTGAAGCCTGACACAGCACAGCTTCCAACTTCTTTCTATCAAAGATACAGTCCAGTGCAACAAAATTGTAGAGCTGAATCACTACGATCAGAGGGCCTATACAGCTTTGATTCTGCTACTAGCTGTTCCAACCAAGAAATGGCAATGTCAACCATGGGCCTAAAAGCTTCTGGTATTGCCAATAGGGGTGTCTCAACTATAAAGAAACCTGAAGTTACACCGATGAG GAGTACAAATCCTGCAAGCAAGTCACCAATACAGCAGAAAAAGTTGCAAACACCAACCAGGAATAGGAACCAGCTAACTTTGAGCAGCATAGGTGGAAGAAGAACTCCAAATAGCAAAAGTAACATTGCAAAATGA
- the LOC120699715 gene encoding kinesin-like protein KIN-14Q isoform X2 gives MAAVASVVEEVLRRGVGSVGDDDVAVRRAEEAAIRRHDAASWLRKTVGVVCAKDLPDEPSEEEFQLGLRNGIILCNALNKVQPGAIPKVVGVLTESTAPADGSALCAYQYFENLRNFVVAVQNFGLPTFEVSDLEKGGKSVRVVDCVLALKSFNESKKTGRQASCKYGGILKPSIPGDYFILKNSDAFMNKNMRNHSAEAIQNGFSREQNASPDCFPESSELTTSNSLSTLVRAVLLDKKPEEIPLIVESLLGKVIQEYEHRFANQNLLERTGNLKVTVPLSGPDMLLESDYTSTSGQGKMDEERQNILNTKEVGFVVNGSKAAQQFQPEEEINFDLQHKQIRELRATVSSIKSSMEQLKLQYSEEFTKLGKHLYTISNSASRYHKVLEENRKLYNQIQDLKGNIRVYCRVRPFLPGQISSSSSVAGMEERTITINAPTKFAKDGTKYFTFNKVFGPAATQDEVFSDMQPLIRSVLDGFNVCIFAYGQTGSGKTYTMSGPKVLMEESLGVNYRALNDLFSLQAQRKGTINYDISVQMIEIYNEQVRDLLDDSGNRRLEIKNTSQKGLVVPDASIVPVTSTADVVELMNQGQKNRAVGSTAINDRSSRSHSCLTVHVQGRDLTSGTGTILRGCMHLVDLAGSERVDKSEVVGDRLKEAQYINKSLSALGDVIASLAQKNSHVPYRNSKLTQLLQDSLGGQAKMLMFVHISPEPDAVGETISTLKFAERVASVELGAAKANKESSEIRDLKEQIACLKAALAKKEGEPKNILSTQSSPSIYRIRKGNATPIFPKDRQPMEEVGNLEKVRNIFTPTQRRSKLNFSGILTENNSSNSVEKCTDLQKEMGLGDWVDKMTIGDDHFENSNSILQLKPDTAQLPTSFYQRYSPVQQNCRAESLRSEGLYSFDSATSCSNQEMAMSTMGLKASGIANRGVSTIKKPEVTPMRSTNPASKSPIQQKKLQTPTRNRNQLTLSSIGGRRTPNSKSNIAK, from the exons ATGGCTGCGGTGGCGTCGGTTGTGGAGGAGGTCCTGCGGCGGGGAGTCGGGAGCGTGGGGGACGACGACGTGGCCGTGCGcagggcggaggaggccg CAATAAGAAGGCATGATGCAGCCAGTTGGTTGCGAAAAACGGTTGGGGTAGTGTGTGCAAAGGACCTGCCAGATGAGCCCTCAGAGGAGGAATTCCAGCTTGGACTAAGAAATGGCATTATCCTCTGTAATGCACTGAATAAGGTCCAGCCAGGCGCCATACCTAAG GTTGTTGGAGTGCTGACAGAATCTACTGCCCCTGCGGATGGCTCAGCTTTGTGTGCATATCAGTATTTTGAAAATCTGCGAAATTTTGTTGTCGCTGTACAAAATTTTGGCCTCCCAACATTTGAGGTTTCTGATTTGGAGAAG GGTGGAAAAAGTGTACGGGTTGTGGATTGTGTTCTTGCTCTGAAGTCATTCAATGAAAGCAAGAAAACAGGGAGACAGGCTTCATGTAAATATGGTGGTATTTTGAAGCCTTCGATTCCTGGAGATTATTTCATACTGAAGAATTCTGATGCCTTCATGAACAAGAATATGAGAAACCACTCAGCAGAAGCAATCCAGAATGGGTTTTCAAGGGAGCAAAATGCATCTCCTGATTGTTTCCCAGAATCCAGTGAGTTG ACTACTTCAAACTCCCTTAGCACGCTTGTCCGTGCAGTTCTCTTAGATAAGAAACCAGAAGAAATTCCATTG ATTGTTGAGTCACTGCTAGGCAAAGTTATTCAGGAATATGAGCATCGCTTTGCAAACCAGAACTTG TTGGAGCGCACAGGCAACCTGAAGGTAACTGTGCCACTTTCTGGACCAGACATGCTATTGGAATCAGACTATACTTCCACCAGTGGTCAAGGGAAG ATGGATGAAGAGAGGCAAAATATCTTGAATACAAAGGAGGTTGGTTTTGTAGTAAATGGTAGTAAAGCAGCTCAACAGTTCCAACCAGAGGAAGAAATAAATTTTGATCTACAGCACAAACAGATCAGG GAGTTGAGAGCTACTGTCTCTTCTATCAAGTCCAGTATGGAACAATTGAAATTGCAGTACTCTGAGGAGTTCACTAAACTTG GGAAGCATCTGTACACTATATCCAATTCTGCTTCCCGATATCACAAAGTTCTTGAGGAAAACCGCAAGTTATACAACCAGATACAGGATCTTAAAG GAAATATTAGAGTTTATTGTCGCGTGAGGCCTTTCCTACCTGGGCAAATAAGTTCCTCAAGCAGTGTTGCTGGAATGGAAGAAAGAACCATCACAATAAATGCTCCTACAAAATTTGCAAAAGATGGAACCAAATATTTTACTTTCAACAAGGTCTTTGGCCCAGCAGCCACTCAAG atgaggtcttttcggatatgCAACCATTGATACGTTCAGTTCTTGATGGTTTCAATGTCTGCATATTTGCATATGGCCAAACAGGATCAGGGAAGACATATACAATG AGTGGACCTAAAGTTCTAATGGAAGAAAGCCTAGGTGTTAACTATAGAGCATTAAATGACTTATTTAGTCTTCAAGCACAGAGAAAGGGGACAATCAATTATGATATCTCTGTACAGATGATTGAGATATACAACGAGCAAGTGAGAGATCTCCTTGACGATAGTGGAAATAGAAG ATTAGAAATTAAAAACACTTCACAGAAAGGGCTTGTGGTTCCTGATGCGAGCATAGTTCCTGTCACATCTACGGCTGATGTTGTTGAATTGATGAATCAAGGCCAAAAGAATCGTGCAGTGGGTTCAACAGCCATAAACGACCGAAGTAGCCGCTCACACAG TTGCTTGACTGTTCATGTTCAAGGAAGAGATTTGACATCCGGGACCGGGACAATCTTAAGAGGTTGCATGCATCTGGTGGATCTAGCAGGCAGTGAAAGGGTTGATAAGTCTGAGGTCGTCGGAGATAGACTGAAGGAGGCTCAGTACATAAACAAGTCACTTTCAGCACTCGGAGATGTGATTGCATCCCTTGCCCAAAAGAACTCACATGTTCCTTACCGTAACAGCAAGCTCACCCAACTTTTGCAAGATTCACTAG GAGGACAAGCAAAAATGCTTATGTTTGTTCACATAAGCCCTGAACCAGATGCTGTTGGTGAGACGATAAGCACCTTAAAATTTGCTGAACGAGTCGCTTCTGTTGAGCTTGGTGCAGCAAAAGCGAATAAAGAAAGCAGCGAGATTAGAGATCTCAAAGAACAG ATTGCTTGCCTCAAGGCTGCATTGGCTAAGAAGGAAGGAGAACCGAAAAACATTCTAAGCACACAGTCAAGCCCAAGCATATACAGAATTAGAAAAGGCAATGCAACACCTATATTTCCTAAAGATAGGCAGCCAATGGAAGAAGTCGGGAACCTAGAG AAGGTCCGGAATATTTTCACTCCAACGCAAAGGAGGTCCAAATTGAATTTTTCTGGCATCCTCACTGAGAACAACTCATCTAACTCGGTTGAGAAATGCACTGATCTTCAGAAGGAAATGGGATTAGGGGATTGGGTTGATAAGATGACTATTGGTGACGACCACTTTGAGAACTCTAATTCCATTCTACAGCTGAAGCCTGACACAGCACAGCTTCCAACTTCTTTCTATCAAAGATACAGTCCAGTGCAACAAAATTGTAGAGCTGAATCACTACGATCAGAGGGCCTATACAGCTTTGATTCTGCTACTAGCTGTTCCAACCAAGAAATGGCAATGTCAACCATGGGCCTAAAAGCTTCTGGTATTGCCAATAGGGGTGTCTCAACTATAAAGAAACCTGAAGTTACACCGATGAG GAGTACAAATCCTGCAAGCAAGTCACCAATACAGCAGAAAAAGTTGCAAACACCAACCAGGAATAGGAACCAGCTAACTTTGAGCAGCATAGGTGGAAGAAGAACTCCAAATAGCAAAAGTAACATTGCAAAATGA